One window of the Pyrus communis chromosome 17, drPyrComm1.1, whole genome shotgun sequence genome contains the following:
- the LOC137723706 gene encoding leucine-rich repeat receptor-like protein kinase PXC2 yields MAFELCFLLLLAPLLVLALDPVFNDDVLGLIVFKAGLSDPEAKLASWNEDDDSPCSWVGVKCDPTTGRVAEVVLDGFSLSGHIGRGLLRLQNLQRLSLSDNNFTGFINPDLPHLGSLQVIDLSRNSLSGSVPEEFFMQCGSLRVVSFARNNLTGRIPESLSLCQTLVDVNFSSNRMSGKLPSGIWYLRMLQSLDLADNLVEGEVPEGIENLYDLRVINLAKNRFSGQLPGDIGSCLQLKLLDFSENLFSGRIPDSIQRLNSCTCLSLQRNLLAGQVPNWLGDLKNLEVLDVSGNNFSGEIPSSLGNLELLEKLNLSRNGFTGSLPDTLANCNNLLAIDVSHNLLAGKLPSWIFKLGLHSVSLYGNRLGGSEEYGSLASMAASNGGLQVLDLSSNAFSDVLPSDIGVLSSLQFLNMSGNHLLGWIPASIGELKAAYVLDLSDNWLNGSIPDEIGGAVSLKEIRLQKNFLTGKVPAEIAKCSSLTNLILSQNNLTGPIPTVLANLTDLQYVDLSLNKFSGGIPKELTNLSHLLYFNVSHNHLEGELPLGGFFNTIPPSSVSDNPSLCGSAVTRACPSVHPKPIVLNPNSSNPVRGSSGPTHGHKIVFSISALIAIGAAVFIAIGVIAITVLNMHVRSSLSRSAAPLELSGGEDYSCSPVNDPNYGKLVMFSGDADFGAGTQALLNKDCELGRGGFGVVYKTALRDGRSVAIKKLTVSSLIKSQEDFEREVRGLGKIRHRNLVALEGYYWTPSLQLIIYEYIPCGSLFKNLHDGPGKTCLTWRQRFHIILGMAKGLAYLHQMKIIHYNLKSTNVLIDSNGEPKVGDFGLARLLPTLDRCILSSKIQSALGYMAPEFACQTVKITEKCDVYGFGILVLEVVTGKRPVEYMEDDVIVLCDMVRGALEEGRVEECLDKNLLGNFPAEEAIPVVKLGLICASQVPSNRPDMSEVINILELIQCPSEGHEELE; encoded by the exons ATGGCGTTTGAGCTCTGTTTTCTGCTTCTTCTTGCTCCTCTTCTGGTACTCGCCCTGGACCCCGTTTTCAACGACGACGTTCTGGGCCTGATCGTCTTCAAGGCGGGACTTTCCGACCCGGAAGCCAAGCTCGCCTCTTGGAACGAGGACGACGACAGTCCCTGCAGCTGGGTCGGAGTCAAATGCGACCCGACAACCGGCAGAGTCGCCGAGGTTGTTCTCGACGGATTTTCGCTATCCGGGCACATCGGCCGCGGCCTTTTGCGGCTGCAGAATCTCCAAAGACTCTCGCTTTCCGACAACAACTTCACTGGGTTCATAAACCCGGATCTCCCACACCTCGGGAGCTTGCAGGTTATCGATTTGAGCCGGAATAGCCTATCTGGGTCGGTCCCGGAGGAGTTTTTCATGCAATGTGGGTCTCTCAGGGTGGTTTCTTTCGCCAGAAACAACCTCACTGGGCGGATTCCAGAGTCCCTGAGCTTGTGCCAGACTTTGGTGGATGTGAACTTTTCGTCGAATCGGATGTCCGGGAAGTTGCCGTCTGGGATTTGGTACTTGAGAATGCTTCAGTCGCTTGACTTGGCGGATAACTTGGTGGAGGGTGAAGTTCCTGAAGGTATTGAGAATTTGTATGATTTGAGAGTGATAAACTTGGCAAAAAACCGATTTTCAGGACAGCTTCCTGGGGACATTGGAAGCTGTTTGCAGTTGAAGTTGCTTGATTTTAGTGAGAATTTGTTTTCTGGAAGAATACCGGATTCGATTCAGAGGCTCAATTCATGCACTTGTCTGAGTTTACAGCGGAATTTGCTTGCGGGGCAAGTTCCGAATTGGCTTGGCGATTTGAAGAACCTTGAGGTGTTGGATGTGTCTGGTAATAATTTCTCTGGTGAAATTCCAAGTTCATTAGGAAATCTCGAGCTACTCGAAAAGTTGAACTTATCTAGGAATGGATTTACTGGAAGCTTGCCTGATACGTTGGCAAATTGCAACAATCTGCTAGCCATAGATGTTAGCCATAATCTGTTAGCAGGTAAGCTTCCTTCGTGGATTTTTAAGCTCGGTCTGCACAGTGTCTCGCTTTATGGCAACCGATTAGGTGGAAGTGAGGAGTACGGTTCATTGGCGTCAATGGCAGCTTCTAATGGAGGCCTGCAGGTCTTGGATTTGTCGTCAAACGCGTTTTCTGATGTGCTTCCATCCGACATTGGTGTTCTTAGTAGCTTGCAGTTTTTGAATATGTCAGGGAACCATCTGTTGGGTTGGATCCCAGCAAGTATAGGTGAATTAAAGGCGGCATATGTTCTCGACTTGAGTGACAATTGGCTCAATGGAAGCATTCCTGATGAAATCGGAGGGGCAGTCTCACTCAAGGAAATAAGACTGCAGAAGAACTTTCTAACCGGGAAAGTTCCAGCCGAAATTGCAAAGTGCTCATCTCTGACAAATCT GATTCTATCTCAGAACAATCTGACTGGCCCTATTCCTACAGTCCTTGCTAACCTTACCGATCTTCAATATGTCGACTTGTCTTTGAACAAGTTCTCAGGAGGCATACCGAAAGAGCTGACAAATCTTTCCCACCTCCTCTACTTCAATGTCTCCCACAACCACCTTGAGGGTGAACTACCATTAGGGGGATTCTTCAACACTATCCCGCCGTCATCTGTCTCAGACAACCCATCCCTATGTGGATCTGCTGTTACCCGTGCCTGCCCTTCCGTTCACCCCAAACCCATTGTCCTCAACCCTAATTCATCCAACCCCGTCCGTGGTTCTTCCGGTCCAACTCATGGTCACAAGATCGTATTCAGCATATCAGCTCTCATAGCTATTGGTGCAGCTGTATTCATTGCCATTGGTGTTATAGCTATAACGGTCCTCAATATGCACGTGCGGTCTTCATTGTCACGTTCTGCTGCTCCTCTTGAGTTATCAGGCGGGGAAGATTATAGTTGTTCCCCGGTTAATGATCCAAACTACGGCAAGCTTGTCATGTTTTCTGGTGACGCTGACTTTGGTGCTGGGACACAAGCCTTGCTCAACAAGGACTGCGAACTTGGTCGTGGGGGGTTTGGAGTAGTTTACAAAACAGCCCTTCGTGATGGGCGTTCAGTTGCGATAAAAAAGCTAACAGTCTCAAGTTTGATCAAGTCCCAAGAAGATTTCGAGAGGGAAGTTAGAGGACTTGGAAAGATCAGGCACCGTAATCTTGTGGCACTTGAAGGGTATTACTGGACTCCGTCCTTGCAGCTCATCATTTATGAATACATTCCATGCGGGAGTCTGTTTAAGAATCTGCATGACGGACCTGGCAAAACCTGTCTCACTTGGCGGCAGAGGTTCCACATAATTCTCGGGATGGCAAAGGGTTTGGCTTATTTGCACCAAATGAAGATAATCCACTACAATTTGAAATCAACTAATGTTTTGATAGACAGCAATGGCGAGCCTAAGGTGGGAGACTTTGGCCTGGCAAGGCTGTTGCCAACACTAGACCGGTGCATCTTAAGCAGCAAAATCCAAAGCGCGCTTGGGTACATGGCGCCTGAGTTTGCATGTCAAACGGTTAAGATTACTGAGAAATGTGATGTGTATGGATTTGGAATCTTGGTTTTGGAGGTGGTGACTGGAAAGAGGCCTGTTGAATATATGGAGGATGACGTGATAGTACTCTGTGACATGGTGAGGGGAGCGCTCGAGGAAGGCCGGGTGGAGGAATGCCTTGACAAAAATCTCCTTGGCAATTTTCCAGCAGAGGAGGCAATTCCGGTGGTAAAGCTGGGTTTAATATGCGCGTCTCAAGTGCCATCAAATCGCCCGGACATGAGTGAAGTGATCAACATTTTAGAACTCATCCAATGCCCTTCAGAAGGCCATGAAGAATTAGAATAA